Below is a window of Uloborus diversus isolate 005 chromosome 3, Udiv.v.3.1, whole genome shotgun sequence DNA.
GAcatcctcccccctttttttatactACTTTTTGAAGCACAATATAGTCTTCTTGATTTTTACTATTTCCATATGGTATGCTTTCGACATATTAGTGTCATGTTTTTctttaatgcaaaatttaaatatattctaCATTTTGTTTAATATAATACTTACAAAGTctcgttttttgaaaaaatctgtaaattacaGTTGTTGAAAAAATccgttttttcaattaaaaatggaagtattgaTCAATTGCAATGTAAAATTCAATTTGCTTTAAAGAATTACAGCTGAAAAAGAACACTTATCTGGAGTTTTCACGGacaaatagtaaataaaatattactaagtaataaacatgttttcttttttaacagaaagCAATCCAGAATCTTGGATGGTGTCGTCACATAGTGCTTATGCACCTGATGGCTACTAATATTGCAGTATGGCTGCGTCTGATTGTTTGGGAAACAGCAAAGAGTTGGCTCGATGATAGCCATGCTAACCTAAATGCTTCTGATCGTTTCCCTCCAGAGGGTTTTAACATGTCTGCTCATGCTGTGTACTCTGATGGCAGGCATGAAGTTTATGGTAAATCTTACGTTtgtttattactgtaaaatagctTATTAACTAAACTGTACACGTTTATCTTGTTaaagttgtttaaaaattaattcatacatatttttcttttagtgtCTCCTAATTGTATATGGCTTGAACATGAAGTTAAAATGGAAGATATTCTTTCGCTCAGGCAGTGTTATCAAAATACTACAATTGGTATCATTTGGGACAAAGCACAACCTTTCATTATACCATTCATAGTGCAGTACTGTTTAGTTGGCGCATCAGTAAACTATATTTTATGGGAAAGTTTCAGCAACTGCCGAAGAAGAATTACCAGAAGGGCAAACTCGTGGTCACCAAAAAGGGAAGGATTGGAAATACGTGTTGTCACTGAGAAGCATTCTCGTAAAGTTGACTGCAAGGGATCAAGTAAAGGCCTATTTTTGGGTTTATTGGTGTTGGCTGTAGGCATTGTTGTCCTCATTCTGTTCTTTGTTCTAACGAATAATCAGAATCTCAAAGAAGAAACCTTATTTATAATGATAACAGTTCATTGCGCCATTTTGGGTCTCTCCCTCTTAGGCATACTCTTGGGTTTGTGTCGCGTTGGGTGCATGTGCACGGATTATAGTCGACGCCAAAACCTTCATAGAGTTCTTCAGAATATTGGTGTTTTTGCTGTTTATATACACGGTACCTGCTCTTTAGTTGTAGGTTCAACTCACCTCTTGAATCCCAGGTACTTGGTGGTATTTATTGATGGAGGTTTAATGATAATTCAGTCTCTAGCGCAGTCCATTCTTTTTCATAAAGTCGGTCAGAAATGCTGCTCAGCAAAATGCAAACATGAAAGTTCACGTCCTGGTAGACAAATTGTCACTTTCCTTGCATTTACTAATATAGTGTTATGGATTACGGAATCGTTTACAGACCATAATCACGTCTCAAGCCAACTTCAGCTTCAATTCTTCGGGCTTATTCCTTGGGGTCTGATATCTAGACTGCTACTGcctgttgtcatgttttacaGATTCCATTCATCTGTTTTTATGATGGAAGCATGGAAGTCTGGTTATAGCATGGATAACTAAGATCATGTCTTATGCATTTATAAGCATTCCCGCTTTTATAAAGACTGAATCTTGTTTAatcttgttaaatattttattcttaaaataactaaaatagattttgcattaaaaaattgcgCCAGGTTCTATTGGTTTTGTTGCTAGAGATGTTTTATTTCGAAAGACATTaataagtacatatttgttttcaaaaagtgtattactttatcagaagtaaaaataaattaattacttcattgaaattttcatataatgCTAAGAGAATGTTTTGAATCTTTCACATCTCAGCCTAAATACCAAAGAATGAGCATTTATGTAtcagaatgggattttttttaattttataaaacatctaagtatatttcatttaatttgaagcatttcttgcctttatttttcgttttagaGTATTTAtcattgaagaaaaaacaaactttttcattcacaaTAAACAAATTGTCACACATGAAAATATGAATTGAAaagttttattcatctttttcaCAAAACATCACCAGAAAAGTGTACAACTTTACCGAACTTTCGCAGCTCATTACTGTCATTAAAAGCTTTCTCATTGTAGCATTTATTCACATTTTCTAATAGTACTTGGTGTTGCACTTGAAACTAAACGATACTGCCAATCTAAAATTAGTGACTAGAATATGAAGTTCTCATACCATGCATCAGCAAAACATTTTGCAACAGCAACTTTTGGTAGACGTGATATTAGTGACACTCTTTTGCAGTTCACTATGCAAGAAATTAGAATTATTAATTgctaaagtcaaaattttgacCAAGCAGTGTGCACAATTACGTAGCAAGTGCAATAGTACCTTTTTCTGTTAAGAAGATctcaaaatgtgatttttataattttcttaaatatcaCAAGAGATAAATCTTCAATGACTGTTTGACTAAGTTTTCCCAAAGAACTTAACAGAATGAGAAAATATCAACTAAGAAGCATACAGATATTATAAATCGGAAAACCAGAAGACTTCTTATGTGAAAGATAACCTATCAGCCAAACAAAAAAGGTTATATTTTCTCTTAACACGAAATTGAATAATTGAATAGTATTTCAACACTGAACCttaattttacatacattttagcCTTTTAACCGAAACTTTTTTGAtatcaaatttttataaaaggaagacGTGTATATTTAATGTTAACTGgaaaatagcatcattttaatttgtttcatacATATGCATAAAGCGAAGCTTTagtgtatttttagtttttgactgTAAATATATGAATCTCATGTACTTTCCATTTCTGTTCTTATTTCTGTAAATTCATCGTAGTGCACTGCAAAGTTTATTAAAGGCTTTCATATGAAAGAtggattttatgttttattttgtactcTGACATTCTTTTCTATAACATTAACTAAATCTCTAGCAGAAAGTAATTGACTTGATTTTGTGGTTGACGTATGAAAAATTTACCTAAGATGCATATTATTCATATATAAAGAACTGaacattaaatatattattaaactaAATCACTTATAGAACTTTCCCAATAACTGTTAAATAGTTTTTCTATTTATTAAATGCACGAAGATTCATGGCTGACCTATGTTATATCTATCCAATAAACGTATTGTTCATTCAAACCATGCAAAGAACTGAGCATTAAATATTTCACTAAACTAAATTATTTATAGAACTTTCTCAACAATTCTTAAAAAGTTTTTCCTATTCATTAAATGTACTTAACTTTATCAAAATCATTTGATATTTCTAATGCACCGcaatgaatatatattttaaatacaagtttccagacattatttatttatcatttaacagaaaataaataaataaataaaactaacagcgcaagtaaactttaaaaaaaaattaccttcttGGACTATTTTATTACAGTTCTTTTATCACTATACTCCCGACTAACTCCTATCTgaaacaatatacaaaataaaatatcattgCATTAAATTTTGCTATTCTTTCCCAAATTGGAAAggaaaatgattaaatattgttCCGCCACGGATTTTTTGGGAAGGCGATCATTATAGATGAAGACAGACTCATCTAATAGTTTTCAAGAATGCCAGTTGGCCGAACTCGAAGTGAGGAATAGAAATGAACGAAACACGTGCATCAAAATCCTTTCGCTAGTTTCCCTTTTCCTCTGATAGACTCAATCAGATAGAATCATAACTGGCTGCTTGCCAATTTTTCTTAAACGTCGTAAGAGAGTATTTTGTTACTGTTTGAGGTagtgtccgtttttcacaagaaggcacttgactcctccctcgtcacgtggtatccgatgattctatttcgcggTTTTTGGCAGAAGGtgtattcggatcatagcattttgttataaaagcagcggtttttaaaatgtaagaataactaaaatgacagacaagtgaagcaagtgatattAAGGACACTAAGaccttttttgcacattaaaatgcacgcccaagttaaggctgtctggatGTCTCCTTtggaagcgcgtggattgcgtaccgatcacccccgcgtaaaatggaactctgcgttcaagGGGGCGTGGTGAAGTGCCTTCTCTTGAAAACGGACAATAGCTATAAAGTTAGGCTTTGGggtattttaaaatcaattttcgtCCATTAATTTTATTGGGAAAAGTTGCAAATGAATTCGTTTAGGGTCTTTTGTTGAAAAAGCTAATTTTTTCATGTATAATCTTAGAAGACTTGAGAAAAGGgtgattttttgtttctttttaatgctGGAGATTCATCAGAGAATTTATTTGCAATTCCTACTtaacattgaaacaaaaaagaaaatcgagaaaaataattttaagtgcaTAACACTATACTTCGAAGTATTTTTTGTACCAAAATTC
It encodes the following:
- the LOC129218018 gene encoding proton channel OtopLc-like, which produces MDSPTNEVPHNNVKLLAYQKSPVKEGAPLATVEEPPPTPPPPLPPPPLSLSPPPRPTETHPLTNTIPEDGSHDDPSENATLNTRCTDDTSLVKDSSRPKPVRGTTHLLSSLYAKLLVAATAVLVTTEILPNSVPLFFYHGYLFTFLIGVAILCILCIYMSLILQKCPGLDELEELDQDNPETESVLRRKAYPIPEISIFFRVGALVFGLGTLIAIGLEIATLFTMEKPCVDKLNFVQPIILALFTFMQMHFLSLNSQKAIQNLGWCRHIVLMHLMATNIAVWLRLIVWETAKSWLDDSHANLNASDRFPPEGFNMSAHAVYSDGRHEVYVSPNCIWLEHEVKMEDILSLRQCYQNTTIGIIWDKAQPFIIPFIVQYCLVGASVNYILWESFSNCRRRITRRANSWSPKREGLEIRVVTEKHSRKVDCKGSSKGLFLGLLVLAVGIVVLILFFVLTNNQNLKEETLFIMITVHCAILGLSLLGILLGLCRVGCMCTDYSRRQNLHRVLQNIGVFAVYIHGTCSLVVGSTHLLNPRYLVVFIDGGLMIIQSLAQSILFHKVGQKCCSAKCKHESSRPGRQIVTFLAFTNIVLWITESFTDHNHVSSQLQLQFFGLIPWGLISRLLLPVVMFYRFHSSVFMMEAWKSGYSMDN